The Clostridia bacterium region GCTGAAAAACGCAAACGCGGTCAAAGCGAACCCGTACTCCGCGCAGAGCGCGATCGACGCCGCCGCGCAGGCGGTCGCGGAAGCCGCGGAAGGCCTCGTTGAAGGCGGAGACGAGCCCGAGCCGATGAAGGGCGACTTCGACTTTGACGGCGAGATCACCGTTTCCGACGCGCTCGCCGCGCTGCGTATAGCCGCGAAGCTCGCGGAAGAAACGCCGTTATCCATCAGGATCGGCGACACCGACGGCGACGGTGAAATCACGGTCGCCGACGCGCTGGCGATACTCCGCGTCGCCGCGAAGCTGGCTGATTCCCTTTAACAACAGTACTATTCCCGCATGAATGAAGCATACTCGGCAGAAGAATATATTCTTCTGCCGAGTATCACAAGAAGGTGAATACATGAAGAAAACCATAGCCGCACTTCTCTCAACGCTGATACTCTGCTCGCTTTTCGCGGGCGCGATACCCTTCGCCTCCGCGGATTCCCTCGACGACGCGATCGCCGCCGCCGGCAGAGAGCTTTACGGTATGTATACCGCGCAAAGCGGAAACCTGCTTCGCGACTGCTATGACAAAGCACAGGCTGTCATTCAGTCCGGACGCACCGACAACGGCGAAGCCGCCGCCCTTCGTGCCGCTATTGACGCGCTCGTTCCGCTTGAAAACTACACGCGCGAGCCGCTGCTCGGCTTTGAAGGACTGACCGACGCAGATATCCGCAGTATGCCGCTTCGACGCGGGAGCGTTTCTGTTTCCGACGGCGTCGTCACGCTCTCCGGCAGCGGTACGCTCCGCTACGCCAACGCCGCCTCCGAAGGCGTATCCGGCCCGTCGCCCTTCGGCGTGCCCTGCCAGACGGCGGACGGCTTCGCGCTGAAGATAAGCGCCGACGCCGACGCCTCGCTCGACCTCGAGATCGGCAGGCGCGGCAGCGCGGAGGACTGCGTTTTCACCCTCTCGGATATTACCGTGACCGAGGGCGAAAGGTATTACCTCTTCCCCTTCGACCGCTTCGGCGCGCCGCCGCTTGACGGCACGCTGAACTATATATCCCTGACCTTCACCGGCGCTTCGCTCGTTTCCTTCTCCGACCTGCACGCCGTATCCGGCTCCGCCGAAGGCGCGGCGCGCGAATACTCGGAAACGCCGGCGGCCGCGCCGCGTTTCAACAGCGCGGAATATTACAAACTGCTCAAACGCGGTACCTCCTCCGCGCTCACGATGGTATCCAAGCCCTCGCGGGCGGACGCTTTCCTAACCTTTTCCGAGAGCGTTCAGGGCGACGACGCGCAGCTCTGGCAGCTCTGCGCCGACCCGACCAATCCGAATCAGATAAGACTTATAAACAAAAACCACGCCCTCGCGCTGCTGCGAAGCAGCGATTCCGGAAACGCGTCCTTCAGCGCCGCCTGTCCGGATCTAACCGATTCGGGCCAGCTCTGGTCGGTCAGCTATTCAAAGGCGAAGGGCTTTTCATTCTACTATACCGGCGCTTCGCGCGTCGCGCTGACCTATACCGGCGACACGCCGAAGCTGACGGAGAACAACGCGCTGATAAGATACTTCGACGTCGTTTCCGCAGGCGGGCCCGACTGGTCGCTCGCGTGGAGCGACGAATTCAACGACGGCGCGCTCAACCGCGGAGTATGGTTCCCGATGACCGGCAAGAACAACGACCCGACCGATCCCTACTACTACCGCGACGACGACAACAATATATGCTTCGAGGACGGCTGCCTCGTGCTGAAGACCGTTGTCGAGAATTACAACGGTATGCCTTCCACCGCCGCGCAGATCACCAC contains the following coding sequences:
- a CDS encoding dockerin type I repeat-containing protein is translated as LKNANAVKANPYSAQSAIDAAAQAVAEAAEGLVEGGDEPEPMKGDFDFDGEITVSDALAALRIAAKLAEETPLSIRIGDTDGDGEITVADALAILRVAAKLADSL